CTTTCTCCGACGGGACGCCCGCAACGTCTACCTGTTCGGCGGCAACCAGCTCGAAGAAGTTCGCGAACTTGAATATCCGCTCCATCGGGTATTGGCATATCGCTGGCCGTAGCGAGGTTCCGTGTTCGCCTGCCATCGGCTGTTCGTCTGCGTCGAGCTCGCCTCGGACAGTGACCGGCCGGGAAGCGCGGTTCGCAAGAAGCGTTGGCCGGACATTTAGAGGTCAGAGACACTCCGTGCGCAGTCGTTCAGTCGCCCTTTCGAGTTTCACGCGCAATTACCGTAAAGCTGGTGTGGTCGCGCCATGTCCGGTTACGGGCGGAGCGTCCAGCGTATCCTGGGAAAGCTGCACTCTTAGAAGCGATGAGCCTCGCGATCATGGCTTTTACAGTTTGCGTCATGCTGATGGAACAGGCCGGCTTGCGCCCTTGGGGGGCGGCGTCAGATGCGCACCGCGTTGCACTGGCACCGCGAAATCGCGGTGCCTCCGACTATGCGACCTTGATGAGTCCGAGCTGCTGCAACGCAGTCACGCCGTCATCCAGTCCGATCTCTTCGACAATCCTGCCGTCTTTGAGTCGAAGTACCGTCGTGCCTGTGAAGTGCATTTTCCGGCCGGTCGCAGCGGGTAGCGACCCAATGAGAAAATCGCTGAATGCCGGGCCGGTATGTGTGCCGCCGCCCTCCCAGCGACCGACGACATAGTCTTTCTCGGCGATAAGATCAGCGACGCCCCAGAAGTTGAGATCCGGAAACGCTTCGCGGAAGCTGGTCATGAACGCCTTGATGTCCTTGCGCCCAGAGCGCGGTTCGTGCAACGAGTATCGAAGAAGCATGTCTGGCGCGGCGAGCTCATCGACGATGTCGAGATTGCATGTCTTGCCCCAGAAACTGTTGAACCAGCGCGCCACGATGGATTTGTTGTCATCTTCCATTGACATGATGGACTCCTCATTGACTTGAGTTGGAGGGGGAGCGGAATTGCTGCCCTCTGACTGAACCTTATCGACGCAAGGAGTCATCTGCCATCCGTTTCTTGCTGCAATACTCAAATCAGGCGACGACACGCGACCTGTGGTGACGGAGAAAACACACGCGGAATTCGGCAATCTGCCTGAACGGGGCACAGGGATCTTGCGAGGTCGCTTCGTCTGAATCCGGGCAGGCGCGGCGCGACTGTTAAATGGCGCGGCGTCCGGCAGCACTGATCGATGCTTTTTGCATGCGTGTTGTTTTGCCGCATCGACTTTGATCTTACGAATAGTTGTTACAAATTGTTTCTGGTACATTGCGCAAAACTCGAATGACCAGAAACGAGAGAATCAGGCAGCCGCCAGTAGCGGCAGCCGTCCGGGGGCGGGCGGTTCTGTATGTCCAGCAACGCCTGGGTGGCAACGGGGCGTAGGGCAGGTGTGTCGGCACCGGTTCGGGAAACCGTGGTGCGCAAGCAATACAGGCGTGGTACGGCTGCGCGATCTCTCGCGACGACAAACAAAAATAGCAGCGGTATTCCATGCGCCGACCGAGCCGAGAGATCTTCAACCGATTAGCACAACGAACGGTAATACGCGAGAGCAGGCGCCTGATGGTCGGCGTCCATGCTGGACCCAGGTGTTACTCGCTGTGGATGCGCGCGAGCGCCGCGATCATGGTCGTGGTGATGTATTTCGCGCCCGCCGTGTTTCTCGCCGATGCGACGGCGCATGCGGCGCCCATTGTCGATCCCCGGGCCCCGATTCCATTCCAGCCGACCGTTACGCAAAGCTCAGCCGGCGTACCTGTCATCAATATTGCCGCGCCAAACGCGCAGGGGTTGTCGGTCTCGCAGTTTCAGACGCTCTCGGCCGGCCCCGAAGGCCTGATCTTCAATAACAGTCTGATCAGCGGCACGTCGCTGAACGGCGGGCAGATCGGAGCGAATCCGAATCTCGGCGGGCGCACCGCCTCGACGATCCTTGCCCAGGTGACTTCGACCGGGTCGCAATATGCCTCCGTGATCGCAGGCCCGCTTGAGATTTTTGGGAACACTGCAGCGCTCATCATTGCGAACCCGAACGGCATCTCGATACCGGGCGGTACTGCGCTCACGAACATTTCAAATCTCACCCTCACGACGGGCACGCCACAATTTGTCACGGGCGTGGGCGGCAGTTCGACCGATTTCGCGCACGCCGGGGCGCTCGCCTACAGCGTGAACTCAGGGAACATCTCGATCAACGGCCCGCCGGGCAGTGATGGCACACCCGGTGTCGGTATCGCGGGCACAGTGGGTAACCTTGATCTCATCGCGCAGACCGTGAATCTCAACGCGCCGCTTAACGCGAGCCAGCGCGTCAACATCATCACGGGGAACCAGCTCGTTTCTCCCATCTCGTCAGACGCGACGGGCACGGGATACACGCTGTCCTCGAACGGTTCGGCCAATACTGCGTCCTCGGCCGGGCTGCCTGCGGGCAGTTACGCGATTGACGCCAGCCGGTTCGGTTCGGTGACGGCGGGTCAGGTTTACATCGTGGGCACTGCGGCGGGACTTGGCGTCAACATGCAGGGCTCGCTGATGGCGACGACCGGAAACGTTGTCGTCAACGCGAATGGCGATGTGTCGGTTGCCGGCACATTCGCGAATCAGAATGTCGGTTTGACGAGTACCGGCAACACGTCAATCTCAGGCACCGGACTCGCGAACCAGAACTACACAGTCAACGCGGGTGGCGATATCTCGTCGACGGGCGCTGTCTCTGCGGGCCAGGATGCCGTCATGACGTCGGGCGGCAATCTCAACGCCGCGTCCGTTGCGTCGAACGGCAACTCGACGCTCACGGCGGCGAACTCGATGACGCTCGGTTCCGTGACGGGCCAGACGCTTGTGCTGCATGCCATGGCCGGCGATCTGACCGTCAATTCAGCACTCGGTGCGCCGGGCACGATCACGGCTGTTGCGGGGCGCGACCTGACCGTCAATGGTGCGGGACAGGGCGGCAGCACCGTCACGATGACGGCTACACGTAATGCTGCCATCAATGGCGCGGTCTCTGGCGTAGGCGACACCACCATCGTCGCACAGTCGGGAACGGCGAGCGTAGCCGGCGACGTTCGTACCAATGGCGCGCTTACGGTGTCGTCCTCGCAAGGTACGACCCTTGGTGGGAGCGCTCAGGCCCAGGGTTCGGTATCCATCGCTGCGCAGTCCGGCGCGATCACTGGACAGGGAAGTATTGCGTCGTCGCAGGACGCGGTCACGTTGCAGGCTGGCACCGATATCGGGTTGACGGGCTCCATCGGGGCAGGCAAGACCGTCGCGGTGACGGCGGGCGGCAGCGCGTCGCTCGGCGGAGCCGTCACGGCCCCTGGCGTCGTCTCGATAGCGGCGATCGGCGCGACGACAATCGGCGGTAGTGTCACGAGCGGTGATGCGCTGACGGTGACATCGGGTGGCAATCTGACGGTCAATGGTTCTGCCGCGTCTGTCGGCAACATGAGCCTGGCGTCGAGCGGCGGATCGTTGTCGACGACGGGAACGACGACCACGACGGGCACGCTCACCGTGGCTGGTGTGCAGGGCGTCAGTCTCGGAGGCAATGTAACGAGCCAGGGCGACGTAAGCATTGGATCATCGGCCGGCAATGTCACCCTCGGTGGGAGTCTGTCCACGGCTGGCTCGGTGACGGTCAACGCCGGACAGGACGCGACGGTCGCGGGCAGCGTGCAGAGTAGCCGGAATGTGGCCATCGCCGCTGCGCGTGACGCCAGTCTCAACGGTGATCTGAGCGTCAACGGAACGGGCGACGCAACCATTCAGGCCGGACGCGACATCAATGGCAACGGGGCACTGAGCGTTGCGAACGACACGACGCTGACTGCGACCCGAAACGTCAGCATGTCAGGCGCCATTGCGACCGGGAACAGGCTCGCAGCGACAGCTGGCAACAATCTGTCGGTCGGCGCAACGACAGCGGTGGGCACGGAAACGCTCGCAGCCACAGGTGGAAGTGCGACGCTTGGCGGGGATGCGCTTTCGGGTGGTGCTCTCACCGTGACAGCGGGCAAAGGCATCTCCGCACAGGGTAGCGTCAAGAGTCTCGGCGATCTGAACCTGAACGCGAACGGTGGCGACCTTGTCGCGGCCAGTTCAGTGTCAACAGCGGGCAATGCGACGCTTAACGCCAGCGGCACGCTTGCGCTCAACGGCCAGACGACAGTCTCGAACGACGCGACACTGGCGGCCACGAACATCACGACGCAGGGCGTGTCGGTTGGCGGCAATCTGAAAGCAACGGCGACACAGGGCCTGGATACGTCCGCCGGGCAGCTCAATGCTGCCTACAGCTCTGCGGCGCCCGCGCTGACCGTCGCGGGTAACGCCACGCTTCTCGGAGCAAACGTTACGACCGCCAATGCAGTGGTTGGCGGCGAATACGCTGCAACGGGCACGACTTCGCTCACGACGGGAGGAACGGCCGCCTATCAGGGCGATGCGACGCTCACAGGTAGTAAGGTGATGAATGTCGGCCAGCAGATGGCGAAGGGAAATCTGTCGGTCAGTGGGGCGAACGTAACGAATCAGGGTTCGTTGTCGTCGCTTGCCGCAACGTCAGTGAGTGCGGCGAACCTGAACAATTCCGGCACGATCTACGGCCCGACCAACGTTCTCGCGATAGCCGGCAACACGACCAATTCGGGCGGGCTGCTCGGAACGGATACGCTGACGCTGTCCACGACGTCCCTCAACAATAGCGGCGGACTGATCTTTTCCGGCGATGTGAACAACCCCACAACCGCCACAGGGAGCACGTCCGTGAAGGTGACGGGCGGCAACGGCAGTTTCAACAATACGGCCGGCCAGATTCTGGCGCAGAACGTGGCGACGCTCGCGTTGCCCTACCAGGCGCTCGATCCATCTGCGCTCACGTACGGGACGGTCAATGGTGGCTACGGACTCAACCTGTCCGCACAGTCGATCAGTAACTCGGGCACCTGGGTTCTGCCGGGTACGACCGTCAGCGTGTCCGCCACGCAGGGCATCTATAACCACGGTTCGATCAACCAGGGCGCTGGCACGCTCGCGCTCAATGGTGCAGTCAGTAACGCGGGCACGATCAACGCGTATGGCCTGACGGTCAATGGGTCGCTGGTGAACCAGGCTGGCGCCACTGTGCAGGCGAGCGGTGTTTTCACGCTTAACGGCGCAGGCGTCAATGCCGGCACCGTTGAGGCGGTCAATGCGCTCAACATCAACGGCTCCAGCTATGACAACTCGAACGGCACCACGAAGGCGGGCAATGGCGCCGGCGGTGCCGGCAACATGACGATCAGCCTGAGTGGCGACCTGCGCAACGCGGGTGGGACCCTGGCGGCAACGAACGATCTGGCGATCTCGGCAAACAATGTCATCAATACCGCGACTTCGGGTTCTTCCTCGACGTCGACCTCGACCACCGTGGTGAACGGGGCGCTGGTGACATCGACGAATATCGGCACCGAAACGCGCTACCACACGTTCAACAACATCAACCTCGGGGACGGGGGCACGATCCAGACAGCCTATGAGGCCATGCCCGCGACACTGGGCGACCTCTTGTCGGTTGTCGGCGACAAATCCCTTTCTCCTGCGGTGGTCAGCTCCGGCACGGTCACGTTCGCGTACGAGAGCTTTACCACGATTGACTCGAACACCAACGAGACCACGGCAGCCGGATGGGTCATCGTGCCGCCGGGAACGACGCCTACCGGCCCGACGATGACTTTCGCTCTGCCCACTGTCACCGAGACGACGACCGTAACAGGCGCAATGGGCGGCGCG
This Paraburkholderia sabiae DNA region includes the following protein-coding sequences:
- a CDS encoding ester cyclase gives rise to the protein MSMEDDNKSIVARWFNSFWGKTCNLDIVDELAAPDMLLRYSLHEPRSGRKDIKAFMTSFREAFPDLNFWGVADLIAEKDYVVGRWEGGGTHTGPAFSDFLIGSLPAATGRKMHFTGTTVLRLKDGRIVEEIGLDDGVTALQQLGLIKVA
- a CDS encoding two-partner secretion domain-containing protein, translating into MVGVHAGPRCYSLWMRASAAIMVVVMYFAPAVFLADATAHAAPIVDPRAPIPFQPTVTQSSAGVPVINIAAPNAQGLSVSQFQTLSAGPEGLIFNNSLISGTSLNGGQIGANPNLGGRTASTILAQVTSTGSQYASVIAGPLEIFGNTAALIIANPNGISIPGGTALTNISNLTLTTGTPQFVTGVGGSSTDFAHAGALAYSVNSGNISINGPPGSDGTPGVGIAGTVGNLDLIAQTVNLNAPLNASQRVNIITGNQLVSPISSDATGTGYTLSSNGSANTASSAGLPAGSYAIDASRFGSVTAGQVYIVGTAAGLGVNMQGSLMATTGNVVVNANGDVSVAGTFANQNVGLTSTGNTSISGTGLANQNYTVNAGGDISSTGAVSAGQDAVMTSGGNLNAASVASNGNSTLTAANSMTLGSVTGQTLVLHAMAGDLTVNSALGAPGTITAVAGRDLTVNGAGQGGSTVTMTATRNAAINGAVSGVGDTTIVAQSGTASVAGDVRTNGALTVSSSQGTTLGGSAQAQGSVSIAAQSGAITGQGSIASSQDAVTLQAGTDIGLTGSIGAGKTVAVTAGGSASLGGAVTAPGVVSIAAIGATTIGGSVTSGDALTVTSGGNLTVNGSAASVGNMSLASSGGSLSTTGTTTTTGTLTVAGVQGVSLGGNVTSQGDVSIGSSAGNVTLGGSLSTAGSVTVNAGQDATVAGSVQSSRNVAIAAARDASLNGDLSVNGTGDATIQAGRDINGNGALSVANDTTLTATRNVSMSGAIATGNRLAATAGNNLSVGATTAVGTETLAATGGSATLGGDALSGGALTVTAGKGISAQGSVKSLGDLNLNANGGDLVAASSVSTAGNATLNASGTLALNGQTTVSNDATLAATNITTQGVSVGGNLKATATQGLDTSAGQLNAAYSSAAPALTVAGNATLLGANVTTANAVVGGEYAATGTTSLTTGGTAAYQGDATLTGSKVMNVGQQMAKGNLSVSGANVTNQGSLSSLAATSVSAANLNNSGTIYGPTNVLAIAGNTTNSGGLLGTDTLTLSTTSLNNSGGLIFSGDVNNPTTATGSTSVKVTGGNGSFNNTAGQILAQNVATLALPYQALDPSALTYGTVNGGYGLNLSAQSISNSGTWVLPGTTVSVSATQGIYNHGSINQGAGTLALNGAVSNAGTINAYGLTVNGSLVNQAGATVQASGVFTLNGAGVNAGTVEAVNALNINGSSYDNSNGTTKAGNGAGGAGNMTISLSGDLRNAGGTLAATNDLAISANNVINTATSGSSSTSTSTTVVNGALVTSTNIGTETRYHTFNNINLGDGGTIQTAYEAMPATLGDLLSVVGDKSLSPAVVSSGTVTFAYESFTTIDSNTNETTAAGWVIVPPGTTPTGPTMTFALPTVTETTTVTGAMGGASSVIAAGHNLNLTANSLNNQGGTVSAGNDATLNIQALSNGGPTFTSTVTDSVDASSLNAFLSALQTMQQSGGVSVLNSGGVNAPMGWFNDLILATSGNLPTTGAPNDATTFVFNAPGTASIPSVSSTISVQGQSGQIVAGHNLNLSGGNLTNGGSLVAGNDVHITASSFTNQGTNTGTMTTTAGCASGFSGCTAGATTNPNSQSYSYQQINATVAAGNDLVIAANTVNNTYGDLVARRNVVIGGAGTSAIDGSTDPAALTQAGSVTNTSGSISAGYNVDINAATLTNTIAAPVQVHQNYGSGTPFTGCTSNCEAYVDVQSANPATITANHDVNLSAGNFSNTGSLITGLNNVTINASGSASTGNQYESAYWSSGFTHYGKPYATWGCANNPSLCASLYGGAYDGGASQDPAGLPSSVGLPDFVPATIQAGNTLSIHSPTLTNSGNVVGQTVSLSGSQLVNGLTNPNVYTPPPAVSGQVITLGPPSIPSGATTTVNRAGLVTTLSGSPTSVTGAAGLPSNAPIGVTTVGKPSAPAVTAATTPSGSTVKTVDGQSVSVSYLSSNPAAQVMGDLTPASLLAALPANLQPGNVPFYYDPYTEDRQVEQAALQASGKSSFYSTTSATDSTSQSSIAYQDKAALYGAALEYAKQNNIALGTQLSDAQLALVNAPMLWYVEETVPEPGCTATGNGACPTVQALVPEVLLPQNFAVVNADGEITGTNVTLNYANSILNTGSVSAQNLTVNTGTLTNEQRSTNIGTIYQDVSGGVEKTTGTVVQQGGFMSAMNYDLQVQSLNQIGGTLQKVNADGSVDAAGTQAMLAGLKSQLGNQFTQSTVSNQLDTSLIADGGMGPLIAFQMVMLVAISVVTAGAGTGAAIAGFTAGTAEAAAANAAFAALVSSMAGQVMNGQFDLKSIAESVAIATITAGITNGVTYNSNTGSFDFSLTQNVNALPSGVSTLGQLAGVSPGVGTTVPQAGSSLAANLPQQALAIGAEATVQAGVQTAIGGGSFLTNLRNSAISDAAAAGAFDIGEAQGSLNDAEYIAAHALLGCAASAANGTGCAGGAIGAAASAALTPFAADAITGGNPKVTPDQAAAIAAFATFAGGAAAGLAGQNAAAGALAAQNEAINNCLGHPESCAQLAKNALSYLRGPDLINFQLDYYVGSVWGTFTRDGNFFVGGGLNMALPNTVNAGFGVSAGWLNTLTVAPGQTNNFAGGYAGGVSGAYDLVGGGIMYSPGNGSATVVGVGAGVNLGKTTNIGTVGGGYSVDLGKTGIKW